The genomic segment CTAGATCTCACACATTCAAATCCCACCTAACTGAAGCAAATCCCTGAAACAACTATTTTTAATGTGGAAATACTGAATAATGTCATGACCTCTGCATCTTTTTAATATCTTAGCATGACTATTCTTAAACTTTACACTTGGGATAGAGTACTAAAGCAAATCTAATAATCtatcaataaatattttagataaattttagTATTTCCATATTTTTCAAGAGTGCATGCTTACAAGGCTAGATGAACTACTTTAACCCTGCCTGTTTGAGCTATTGCTTAAATGGACTAGTTTATCATTGCATATCAAGTTAAGATTCACAAGAAATATAGACTTGCCCAAATGTGTATCAGCTGTCGATATATACGTACTACATATTTGCCTATTATTTGTGCCTCATCACAAGTTGTAACATCTTGTGTGTTTTGATTCAGGTATTGGATTCAAGAGTGTGTTTTTGATATCGAGCCAGCCCCATATATTTAGTAATGGGTATCAGATCAAGTTCAACGAGAAACCTTGTGTTGAGTGTAATATTGGATACATTGTACCTGAGTGGGTGGAATCCACACCTAGGCTTTCAGACATCGAAGCGATATATGGGTGTTCCAAAGTCCTTCCAACAACCACCATTATCCTACCATTGAAGTGTGAGAAGGTTGATGTGGTGAAGCAGCAGCTGTCAAGCATGCATCCGGAAATGCTACTGTTTCTGTCAAAGATCAGGAAGCTTTCTGTCCGGGAGGATAACTGTGATCCCAAGAGTGGCACTGTTAGTGAGATCTTGATATCCAGTGAAAAGAACTACCAAGACAGGAAGAACATGCATGCTGAATCTTACACACTCCATTTATCAGCTGAAGAGAGTGGAAAAGGAGAAGAGTGCGGCTACTATATGTGGAGGCAGAAGTTCCCAGTCAAGCCAGAGAACAGAGTGGACAAACGTGCCGAAATCGACGAGTGGGTGATAACCCTGGCCTTCCCACACAGCCAGCGTCTGTCCCGTGGGAAGCAGTTGTCACCTGGTGTCTATGCTTTCCTCCCCACTGAGATGGTAACGGACTTCCCTTTCATCATCCAGGCTGACTTCCTCCTTGCCTCGTCAAGGGAGGCGATACTGTTCGATAGTCCTTGGAACAAGGGAATTCTAGCGTGTGTTCCAAGCGCTTTCATGAATGCTTTTGCAACACTTGTGAAGTCAACAGCTGATGCACCAGCAATGTCGCTGCCATCTATGTTCAACTTCCTGCCAGTCAATCCTTCGCTTATCCCATTGCTTGAGCCGATTAGGGCAGGCATCAAAGAAAAGGTCCTTGCCGAGGATATAGTTCCATGTGAGTCCTATGCTTCACAGAAGATATTTTGCAAGCCCAGCAAAGTTGCGCGGCTCAAGCCAGCTTTCTGGACTATCCTTGGCAAAGCACGGGAATCCGGAGTGGAGCTGAAGAATCTGTCAACTCATGGAATCTATATTCTTAGTTCTCATTTTGACAAGAGTACATACAACAACGTGCTTGCATTTCTGGGTATCCAAAGCGTGAATTCTGAATGGTATGCGAAATGCATTGAAGGGTCCAATCTTGTCAAGGAGGTACATGAACAGCTTTACCTGGAAATTTTGTATTTTGTCGCAGACAATTGGCAGAACTGTTTTTCTAGTACAGACATGGTGTCCATTCCTCTACTGAAGTATGTTGACAGGAATGGTGTTCTCTCATTCTGGAGCATATCCAGAGCTACGGAACAGAGTGATAGATTGTGCATTGCATCTGAGAAGAAGTATCTAATGTGGCTAATCAGCTGGAACAAGGAGTTTCCATCTTGTAGCAGGTTCTTTGTACATCCCAGCACACAGTCAGCTCTGGACAATTTCTTGGAGCAGACAACAGTGAAAATTTGGCTTGAGAGTCATGCAAAAGTGGAGTTTGTCTCTGTCTACAGTTATGGATCAACTGTTGCTAATTCCTTAGGCAATGATCGGAGGCCTGTCATTTCTTTTGCACACTTTCTGTACCACTCATTCAAGATGGATCACATAGAGAGCTACTACTTAGAAAAACTGTGTCGAGTCATGCCGGTAATTGACAACTATGGTTATGTTGTCAAGACAAGAAGTAGCATTCTAGTTCCTGCCAAGGGGAGCAAGTGGGTTGGATTGATGGGCACAAACCCATGGAGGAAAGAGAACTACATTGAATTGTCATCAGATTACAAGTCAGCAGGCCATTTTGCTGGGAACTACACATCTGAAGATCAGCTATTGGCATTCCTGAAGACACAATTGCAAGCGGCGGATGTGCCATTCATACACCCCCCTGATGCAAGCTTCCCTACTGTCTCATCACCTCTAACCGTGGACAATGCATTATTACTGCTGGAATGGATACGGAATCTGAAGTCACAAGGTATACAATTACCTGATCAATTCTTGGTTTGTATAAAAGAGGGAAGTTGGCTAATGACATCGGTTGGGTACAAGCCACCAAACGAGTCATTTCTGTCCAGTGCTGACTGGGGAAGTCTTTTGCAAAGTAGATTTTCCTTCGTTGATATACCAATGATTGATCAACAGTTCTATCAAAACAAGCTGCATAAGTACAAAGAGGAACTTAAGGCAATTGGTGTGAGATTTGAATTTCAGGAGGCTTCTATTTACATCGGAAGCCGCCTCATGTCTATGGCTGCAAGCAGTGGGCTGACCAGAGAGAATGTGTACTCACTGCTTCGGTTGATTCGGTTTCTACGAGAGAAGGTTCTGTCTCCAAGTGAACTGATCAAAAGCGTCAAAGGTGGACGTTGGATGAAGAGCACTCTTGGCTACAGGCATCCTGCGGATTGTATCATCCATGATTCTGATTGGGAAGTGGCATCATGTATCAGTAATCAACCATTCCTTGATGTGAAGTTCTACGGCGAGGGCATCCTTGCCTATAAACTAGAGCTTGAGTTGCTTGGTGTAATTGTTGGGTTCAAAGACAATTATGAGCTTGTGATTAACAATTTCAAGTTCAGTTCCGCTGCTATTACTGCTGAAGCTACTGTATTAATCCTCAAATGCATCCGTTATGTGAATCCATGTGAAGATTTCACAAGGAAGCTCGGATATTTAAAATGGCTGAAGACAAATGTGGGTTTTCGTGCTCCTAATGAGTCTTTTCTTGTGGATCCTGAATTGGAGTGCCTTCTGAAGGTCTTCAATGGAACTCCCGTAATTGATTCTGGATTTTATGGGAGTGAGATCAGTTCATACAAAGAAGAGTTGAGGAAGACTGGGTTGATCACAAGATTCGAGGAGGCATCGAAGGCTATAACTCATATTTTTGAGCAAATGGTATTGAATTCGTCACTgacaaaggcaagtgtcctgGCCCTACTAGGATCTTATCGGCAGCTGAAAACACACAGCCCACTTCCTGTTCAGCTTTTCAACTGCATGCGCTGCCAGAAGTGGCTGCACACTTCATTGGGATTCAGATCTCCGTCAGATGCGATCCTATTTGATGACGCATGGCAACCTTTGTCTCAAATAGCAATCTTACCGTTCATAGATGATGGTGACTCTTTTCATGGTTTAGGAAAGGAGATTTATGATTATAAAGATGAGCTCAGGGAGTTGGGTGTTACTGTTGAAGCGAAACTTGGTGCTAGATTCGTCATCGCAGGCCTCAGCATTCCCAGTGATCCTTCTGTCATGTCCAAAGCTACCGTCTTGTCGCTGCTTGAGTGTGTCAAGAGCTACTTTGATTCTGCAACTGCAGCTCCTAAGGGCTTTAAGGACAAGATTTGTAAGAAGTGGTTGAAGACATCCATGGGATACCAATGTCCTGATGAATGTATCCTATTTGATGCAAAGCACTCTTCTATCTGCATGGAAGATGGCCCTTTCATTGATGAAGCATTCTATGGTCCAGAGATATCCTCATTCAAAGATGCCCTTGCGAGAATCGGAGTGACGGTGGATGTCAAATGTGGACAAGATCTTGTTGCTCGGTATCTGAGGAGCCACAATGAAAGAACTACTATCTCCCGGATCTACAATTACCTGATGGAGTGCAACTGGGAGcctgaaaataaaaatagcaaTTGGATCTGGATACCAAATGAAACGAAAAGTGGAGAATGGGTGAGCTCACCAAGCTGTGTTCTTCATGATCGGAACAATCTTTTTAGCCTGCAGCTGCATGTTCTGGACAAATACTATGACAGGAAGTTGCTTGACTTCTTTTCACTTGTTTTTTGTGTGAGGCATGGCCCTAGTGCTAAAGACTATTGCAAACTGTGGAGCACATGGGAGAGCTCGGTTGGCGAGCTAGCTATGTCTGATTGCTCTGCTTTCTGGCAGTTCATTGCAACGAACTGGAGCAAAACAACAGAGAAACTTCTTTCTAGTTGTGTCAAGGTTCCAGTGTGTACAGATGGAACGATCATTTTGTCGAAGAAGGAGGATGTGTTCATTCCAGATGATCTACTCCTTACAGATTTGTTCAACAAGCTTTCTCAGCAATCATTACTTATCTGGTATCCTTCTTCTAGGCTACCTTCCATGTCTCGAGCAAGGATGAACAACATCTATGGTAGTATTGGTGTTAAGACAATATCCAAAGCAGTCCAGAAGAATGATTCTTTCACGTTAGAGAATGTTTTCAGAACAGTTGATCCGAGTACGGTAATCAAGGATGGTTTGCTCCAAATAATTCTCGCGTTCCTCGCTGCTCCTGCTCTCGACATTCCTGCTGAAGAGAGGCACAGAATGGTTTCTTGCCTTCTGAATGTGACTGTCCACGAGACAGATGAACCAATCACAGTGGGTTATAGTGTAAGTTTGTCTTCTGGAAGGGATGTGGCTGTGAAGGCCAGCCGAATGCTTCGGTGGGAGAAGGGGGATTCAAAGCTGTACATGCAAAGAAACAATGGTGAAGCTGGTTACAAAGAAAAGATTGAGTTCGCGACCTACTTCGCAGATGAGATATCTCAAGGACTGTTGTTTGAGATGTCGGATCAGATCCGTTCGCATGCTGAACTCATAAAAGTTGGAAGCTTACTTGACTTCCAGGATGCAGCTGTTGGGTTCTTGCTGAAGTCCAAGAATCTGCAGCTGTTCCCTGAAGATGAGTGCTTCCTGAACGCTTCAATACAAGGTCTGCGCCCTGAAAACTGAACCTTCTCAGCTTGTGCTTCTAAATTTTCGCACAATTACATAATCATATGACCTACTGTTTTTTTTTCGATAATGATATAACCTACTGATGCCACTGTCCCCAACTCTAACTTTCTACGCACAGGGCCTCACTTGGCAGCGAAAGCCATTAGTGATCTGCAGATTTAGCTCTTTTGAACATGTTCATGGTCAGTAGATATGCTCACTTTATTTCTTTGATGCCCTTTTTCACTTGTATATTGTTTGTATGCTGCATCAGCTACTTCCTCACTGCGATGGAGTCTTACGTGAGTTCTCCTGGCAGGTTGCTGAtggcctatatatatatatatatatatatatatatatatatatatatatatatatatatatataacaggTGTTGTGCCTGGAGGCTCATGAATGTGACTGCTTTGATGTCTTCGGATACATATGGCTGGTCGTAATGATATACTGTTACTATTTCTCTTGTTTAATTGTGGATTTCTGCGTCCTGGAACAGAACTTGTCTGTTGTTTCGGTGCATATGTTTATCTATGTGCGAAATGACGCTAGTACTTGAGTCTAATATTAGTAATATTATTGTCAGTACCTTATGTATGCCCTGTTGATTTCTGATCCTATTATGTGAGTTTGGTATTTATTTGAGATGAACGATACAGAATGTCTATCGGGCTGTTGTTTTAAGCCTGTACCATTGGTTTTGCTTGTTACTGGAGGCCAAATGGGGATCTATCAATCAGTATATATGCTAGGCGTATCATTCAGTATTCAGTTGCAGTCTTGCTGATAAAATGCGGtcagatttgatttttttaataatatatttttaatggaaaattgtaaaaataatattcaaattcataaaattgcagAAATAGATTTATCGGCACGTGGAGTGTCGACTGAGGTTGGGTTGGCACTCTAGGTGCTAACTTTGTACGTAAATAATattcaaattcataaaattgcagAAATAGATTTATCGGCATGTGGAGTGTCGACTGAGGTTGGGTTGGCACTCTAGGTGCTAACTTTGTACGTAAATAATattcaaattcataaaattgcagAAATAGATTTATCGGCACGTGGAGTGTCGACTGAGGTTGGGTCGGCACTCTAGGTGCTAACTTTGTACGTGGTTGTGGATCCAGGTCCTGTTGGCGCTCAAGTGTTGACAGGTGGTGGGCCTAGTTGGAGGTCAGTGCCACGTTGGATTTTGGGGTAGTGCAGAGGCCTGTCGTCACTCGGATGATGACAAGCGGATGCATGGGTCGTGTCGGTACTCGGAGTGCTAACATGTGACACGTAGGTTCTGTCGATACTTGGAGTGCTGACATATCTATATTGTTTTGGGTAGATTGTAGAGAGATAGTAGATCGagtagaaaggaaaaaaaaactcatttctATTGATGATGGTGATTACATGTATATACTAAATGAAGGGATGGCAAATGCACCCATTGGGGAAGTCGGTTTCCCCAACGGGTGTCCCTTCATTAGTTATACTAATTACAGAGATTAACTGTAATAGTAGTTAGTGATTAATTGATCACATGTGTTGATCCTTGATGTTGGTTTATAACATTCTCCCTTGATCAATTATTCTAAACATTTTGTCGAAAACTCCTCTAAAAGTctgtgggaaaaatatgagaagaaaatatattgatatgttgatatgccattaaaactcctttaaaactcaATAGAAAAagtaaggagaaaatgatatgccATATATTAGTTATTATTTCATTGAGCCTCGTATGAGAAATCTAAATAGGAAAAAACTCATTGATgagcttagagaacaataacTATGATCTATGGAATATATTAAAACCTTCaaataacttttgcatatagagtctgatttcgacgttcgacctctactttcgaagaTAACGAGGAGTCGCATCCgaaaaaaatacatgtcttTAGACCTCTACTTTTCTTAACATCAAAAATAGGCTTTGAAGACACTCAACATAACCTCTGAAGTTTTTGGCGAAAATTGATCTTCTCCAATTTACCTGAAATGTTTTAGAGATGTAGTGCTATATCTGAAAGTTAGTGATTCGTAGATGTTTCATCAATCCTTGCTTCCTTTTAACCTATCTTGATGGGGGAAAAAGGACaggataatcactgatggtaacaaaaattaTGGCTTTTAATGTGAAGTACtatcgtcggaactcatcccacacgcGGACCCCATCATTCCACAGTTTTGCCATATCTTTCATCAATGGTTCTAAAAATACATCTATATCAGtgctaggttgtttcggtccttggataagaatgaacagcataaggtacttccgtttcatgcatagccatgcaggaaggttgtagatgacCAGGACCATTGACCAACtactatgtgaggtgctcatgtcaccgaaaggattcatttcATTGGCACTCAAcgtgaaccttacattccttagtTCTTCAacgaaatctggatacatggtatcgaactttctccattgactagcatcagtggggtgtcgaagcttagtttcATTCTTCTTGCGCTTATTGAAATGTCAACACATTATTTCAGAATCCCTAAGGTTCGAGTATAGATGCTGCAAATGggagatcactggcaggtaccacatcaccatagCAGGACTTTTTTTCTTCTGCTCcgtgttggaagaagtgtcttcttcgtcatgaccagcattactcttctgcTTCTTCGCGTTGGTGGAAGCAttttcgtcctcacaatcatcattcctcttgtaccgactcgcattgcacactgggcatctatccaaggcttcgtactctttactgTAGAGAATACAGTGGTTTGGAcatgcgtgtattttttgcacatccaatgacaacgggcagataagcttcctCGCCTGATAAGTGATGGTGGGTAAGGAGTTAGgtttcggaagcatgtttgccaagagacttaACAGATCCGTAAAACTCTTATCGAACCATCCATTGTTGGCCTTCAACCTTataagttcaagcaccgaatgcaacaccgtgaaCTCATTATCACAGTCATTCacttcctcatacaaaagttcctccGATATCTTCTAtaacgcctcaaaattatctaaaccccTCATGTCCCTAAAAATATGCGGTTCTACGTAGCGCAACATTTCCTCTAGATCAAAATTagcttcatcatccatcataacatcagtgttgCCTTCGAgaccctcatcatcaccatccacttgatcagcagcgatatCGTCGTTTGGTTTCGCATGTACGTTATTGGCTGtgtttggaccaacatgtgCAATCCTTgataaaacctctcaagatcaagtgtgatttgattatacttgatttgtaccataattttttgttcttgtagtcacaacatggacaatatattttctttgtcttcttagtcacaGTGTCATTCTTGGTGGCTTGAATAAAAGCATAGAGTCATTTGAtgtatttctccatgtcttggtgcatcgtacatccatgctctgtccatctttaacatcaatcacaaaattagattaataaataaattaataagaaaatcataataacaaagatttttaaaaaatgggAAATATTgagcttgttatgattataatatgtctacgcaattgaatctataaCGGGAAAAATTGGCTCAAAACAatatgaattcattactctctctccctctccttctagatctagatctatctAAAAAATCCCTATTCATGATAAAAACTCTTAGAGGATATAAAACATCAAATCGAagctatatttttgaaatataatattagaatcatgtgaatctacatatTTTAATCAATATTGGccataaattttagctaatttgatgatctaaatggttagaaccatgagcatctttAGATCATATTGAAACCCTAATTAAACCTTACacctaaatctaaacttcaaaaagatactagctagggatgagatatccttaccttagatggctcctccaaataattcaaaaacaaaatcttctctcttttattttcaaatCTCGTTGCCGCCTCCGAGCTGCTCTGTTTAGAAAGCGAGCTTTGTCTAAATGAAGCTCCCCGCGGATAGCTACTGTTTATGAAGATATTATCACAGgcagttcatataaggaaccgtgtCTGGAAACAAATTTTCagagacggttccttatatgaactgcctgtgaaaatagcttcatttctacatttctacaaacggttccttatgttaaccgtctgtgataatagagtccattttcacagacggtttacATAAGAAACCATCTGTAAAAATACGATATTTTCACATATGATTTCTAATGTAAACCGCTTGTAAAAATGGAGAATttatacagacggttcacataa from the Phragmites australis chromosome 19, lpPhrAust1.1, whole genome shotgun sequence genome contains:
- the LOC133900444 gene encoding uncharacterized protein LOC133900444; its protein translation is MSSSSAPVAMPSPWEHVERIRRERYFIGRGEQNPLAEDMHQAVKYLSQELYSKDVHFLMEIVQNAEDNEYPSGVAPSLEFVITSKDITGSGASSTLLIFNNERGFSSTNIESICRVGKSTKKGNRQQGYIGEKGIGFKSVFLISSQPHIFSNGYQIKFNEKPCVECNIGYIVPEWVESTPRLSDIEAIYGCSKVLPTTTIILPLKCEKVDVVKQQLSSMHPEMLLFLSKIRKLSVREDNCDPKSGTVSEILISSEKNYQDRKNMHAESYTLHLSAEESGKGEECGYYMWRQKFPVKPENRVDKRAEIDEWVITLAFPHSQRLSRGKQLSPGVYAFLPTEMVTDFPFIIQADFLLASSREAILFDSPWNKGILACVPSAFMNAFATLVKSTADAPAMSLPSMFNFLPVNPSLIPLLEPIRAGIKEKVLAEDIVPCESYASQKIFCKPSKVARLKPAFWTILGKARESGVELKNLSTHGIYILSSHFDKSTYNNVLAFLGIQSVNSEWYAKCIEGSNLVKEVHEQLYLEILYFVADNWQNCFSSTDMVSIPLLKYVDRNGVLSFWSISRATEQSDRLCIASEKKYLMWLISWNKEFPSCSRFFVHPSTQSALDNFLEQTTVKIWLESHAKVEFVSVYSYGSTVANSLGNDRRPVISFAHFLYHSFKMDHIESYYLEKLCRVMPVIDNYGYVVKTRSSILVPAKGSKWVGLMGTNPWRKENYIELSSDYKSAGHFAGNYTSEDQLLAFLKTQLQAADVPFIHPPDASFPTVSSPLTVDNALLLLEWIRNLKSQGIQLPDQFLVCIKEGSWLMTSVGYKPPNESFLSSADWGSLLQSRFSFVDIPMIDQQFYQNKLHKYKEELKAIGVRFEFQEASIYIGSRLMSMAASSGLTRENVYSLLRLIRFLREKVLSPSELIKSVKGGRWMKSTLGYRHPADCIIHDSDWEVASCISNQPFLDVKFYGEGILAYKLELELLGVIVGFKDNYELVINNFKFSSAAITAEATVLILKCIRYVNPCEDFTRKLGYLKWLKTNVGFRAPNESFLVDPELECLLKVFNGTPVIDSGFYGSEISSYKEELRKTGLITRFEEASKAITHIFEQMVLNSSLTKASVLALLGSYRQLKTHSPLPVQLFNCMRCQKWLHTSLGFRSPSDAILFDDAWQPLSQIAILPFIDDGDSFHGLGKEIYDYKDELRELGVTVEAKLGARFVIAGLSIPSDPSVMSKATVLSLLECVKSYFDSATAAPKGFKDKICKKWLKTSMGYQCPDECILFDAKHSSICMEDGPFIDEAFYGPEISSFKDALARIGVTVDVKCGQDLVARYLRSHNERTTISRIYNYLMECNWEPENKNSNWIWIPNETKSGEWVSSPSCVLHDRNNLFSLQLHVLDKYYDRKLLDFFSLVFCVRHGPSAKDYCKLWSTWESSVGELAMSDCSAFWQFIATNWSKTTEKLLSSCVKVPVCTDGTIILSKKEDVFIPDDLLLTDLFNKLSQQSLLIWYPSSRLPSMSRARMNNIYGSIGVKTISKAVQKNDSFTLENVFRTVDPSTVIKDGLLQIILAFLAAPALDIPAEERHRMVSCLLNVTVHETDEPITVGYSVSLSSGRDVAVKASRMLRWEKGDSKLYMQRNNGEAGYKEKIEFATYFADEISQGLLFEMSDQIRSHAELIKVGSLLDFQDAAVGFLLKSKNLQLFPEDECFLNASIQGPHLAAKAISDLQI